A genomic region of Fluviispira vulneris contains the following coding sequences:
- a CDS encoding MotA/TolQ/ExbB proton channel family protein, whose amino-acid sequence METVAQSAKIDWFSIILHGGPIGIAITILLGIMSIWAWVVIISKMHRLKEMHGLSEKFLTNFWEAKSLSELNLRVKDMDYSPAREVFRSGFNEMIRVLQTREKRGSTGSVIFDTVKRTLSRQKMIEEANLGSNLSILAVCASAGPFIGLFGTVVGIIRAFHDIGSSGASSLAAVAPGISEALIATALGLFVAIPAVIFYNILINRIKKHLVLLDGFSSDFINILERHYTIKPDQENT is encoded by the coding sequence ATGGAAACAGTAGCTCAATCCGCAAAAATTGATTGGTTTTCAATTATACTCCATGGCGGTCCCATTGGCATAGCTATTACAATTTTACTTGGAATAATGAGTATTTGGGCTTGGGTTGTCATCATAAGCAAAATGCATCGACTGAAAGAAATGCACGGACTTTCAGAAAAATTTCTCACCAATTTTTGGGAGGCCAAGAGTCTCTCTGAATTAAATTTACGTGTAAAAGATATGGATTATAGCCCTGCTCGTGAAGTTTTCCGTTCTGGATTCAATGAAATGATTCGTGTTTTGCAAACAAGAGAAAAAAGAGGTTCGACTGGTTCTGTCATATTTGATACAGTTAAGAGAACCCTTTCTCGGCAAAAAATGATTGAAGAAGCAAATCTTGGTAGCAACTTAAGCATTTTAGCCGTGTGTGCATCTGCAGGTCCTTTTATCGGACTTTTTGGCACAGTTGTAGGTATTATTCGTGCTTTTCACGATATTGGATCAAGCGGTGCTTCCAGTCTAGCAGCTGTTGCTCCTGGTATTTCTGAAGCTCTGATTGCAACTGCACTTGGACTTTTTGTCGCTATTCCAGCGGTTATTTTTTATAATATATTAATCAATCGAATAAAAAAACATCTTGTTTTACTAGATGGTTTTTCATCAGATTTTATTAATATTCTGGAAAGACATTACACAATAAAACCTGACCAAGAAAATACTTAA